A genomic window from Salvelinus namaycush isolate Seneca chromosome 21, SaNama_1.0, whole genome shotgun sequence includes:
- the slc38a8a gene encoding putative sodium-coupled neutral amino acid transporter 8a produces MEELARESISLLAKPTLDTDGPRLGSLGAIFIMLKSALGAGLLNFPWAFEKAGGIRSAVAVEMVSLVFLISGLVILGYSSSISGQNTYQAVVKDVCGPAIGQLCEVVFIFNLFMISVAFLVVVSDQLEKLCISLYELITGLPETDMPYHWYTHPHFVLILLCVFLILPLSIPKEISIQKYISVLGTLAATYLTVAIIVKYHTREGSEVHISPLYTSGISSWASMFSVIPTICFGFQCHEACIAIYSSMENKSLSHWVFISVVSMFFCLVIYSLTGVYGYLTFGKDVAADILMSYTGDDVLMIIARLLFGISIITIFPIILLLGRSVIQDPLLSFRRRFHVVTESYENCSRVGLTIAWITVTLLIAMFIPDISKVISIIGGISAFFIFIFPGLCLVFAMQSEQVSFKTRVVLTTWGMITLICGAFIFGQSTTIAIIQLLNKI; encoded by the exons ATGGAAGAGTTGGCGAGAGAAAGCATCAGCTTGCTGGCCAAGCCCACACTCGATACAGATGGCCCAAGACTTggatctttgggagcaattttcatCATGCTCAAATCTGCGCTTGGAGCGGGACTTCTCAACTTCCCATGGGCTTTCGAGAAAGCCGGTGGAATTCGCTCCGCGGTCGCAGTGGAGATG GTGTCCCTGGTGTTCCTCATCAGTGGCCTGGTAATCCTGGGCTACTCCTCCTCCATCAGTGGTCAGAACACGTACCAGGCCGTGGTGAAGGATGTGTGTGGGCCTGCCATCGGGCAGCTCTGTGAGGTCGTCTTCATCTTCAACCTCTTTATGATCTCTGTGGCCTTCCTGGTCGTAGTGTCGGACCAGCTGGAGAAAC TATGCATCTCCCTTTATGAGTTGATCACTGGATTGCCTGAGACAGATATGCCATACCACTGGTACACACACCCACATTTCGTCCTCATCCTCCTGTGTgtcttcctcatcctccctctctccatccctaaaGAGATCAGTATTCAGAAGTACATCAG TGTTTTAGGTACTCTGGCGGCTACATACCTAACAGTGGCCATCATTGTGAAATATCACACAAGAGAGGGCAGTGAGGTGCATATATCCCCCTTGTACACAAGTGG AATAAGCTCTTGGGCTTCGATGTTCAGCGTTATCCCGACCATCTGCTTTGGCTTTCAG TGTCACGAGGCCTGCATAGCCATCTACAGCAGCATGGAGAACAAAAGCCTGTCCCATTGGGTGTTCATCTCTGTGGTGTCCATGTTCTTCTGCCTGGTCATTTACTCCCTAACTG GTGTTTACGGATACCTGACATTTGGCAAGGATGTTGCAGCAGATATTCTGATGTCATACACAGGGGACGATgtcctcatgatcattgcaagacTGCTCTTTGGGATCTCTATCATCACCATCTTCCCCATCATCCTCCTGCTAGGAAG GTCCGTGATTCAGGACCCACTGCTGAGTTTCCGTCGGCGCTTCCACGTTGTGACCGAGTCGTATGAGAACTGTAGCCGCGTGGGGCTGACTATAGCCTGGATCACCGTCACCCTGCTCATTGCCATGTTCATCCCAGACATCAGCAAGGTTATCAGTATCATTGGGGGAATCAGCGCATTTTTCATTTTCATCTTCCCAG GGTTATGTCTAGTATTTGCCATGCAGTCAGAGCAAGTATCTTTCAAAACACG AGTGGTCCTAACAACATGGGGGATGATCACTCTGATCTGTGGGGCCTTCATCTTTGGACAGAGCACCACCATCGCCATCATACAGCTCCTCAATAAGATCTAA